In Finegoldia magna ATCC 53516, a genomic segment contains:
- the dnaN gene encoding DNA polymerase III subunit beta, with protein MKLKISQKELLKHINIAQKAVSSRTTIQILEGILFIAEENCLRLVATDLELIVDTRANCEIYEKGQIVINSSMIGNIIRKLPDDDIYIEVDDNNINIKCLSTEFNIQGQDSNEFPSLPYIDKDVKLTLEQSELRDSIRKTSFATSMDQTRPDLTGVLFNIMNDRIEFVALDGYRVSLDCMSNVSEFEMKAIVPARALNEVYKILEEGEITLNIITGNIIFKLENTDVYSRLIDGQYIDYNQVMKQDFSTVVTIEKRALQMALERASLMAKEDKANLVKLDFSGNELHISSNTDIGKVDEYVKCEIGGEDLKIAFNAKYLLDGLKVIDDDDITLNMSGSLRPMVFKPLNDTNYTYLVLPVKLAGGNND; from the coding sequence ATGAAATTAAAAATATCGCAAAAAGAATTACTTAAACATATCAATATTGCGCAAAAAGCGGTGTCATCTAGAACGACTATTCAGATATTAGAAGGAATTTTATTCATCGCAGAAGAAAATTGTCTTAGACTTGTTGCTACGGATTTGGAACTTATTGTGGATACTAGAGCAAATTGTGAAATCTACGAAAAAGGTCAAATTGTAATTAACTCTTCAATGATAGGAAATATCATTAGAAAGCTTCCTGACGATGATATTTATATTGAAGTGGACGATAATAATATCAATATTAAATGTTTGTCTACGGAATTTAACATTCAAGGTCAAGATTCAAACGAATTTCCATCTCTTCCTTATATAGATAAGGATGTTAAATTGACTTTAGAACAATCTGAACTTAGAGATTCCATCAGAAAAACATCATTTGCTACAAGTATGGACCAAACAAGACCAGATTTGACAGGTGTTTTGTTCAATATTATGAACGATAGGATTGAATTTGTGGCCTTAGATGGTTACAGAGTTTCACTTGATTGTATGAGTAATGTGAGTGAGTTTGAAATGAAGGCTATTGTTCCAGCGAGAGCTTTGAATGAAGTTTACAAGATTTTAGAAGAAGGGGAAATAACTCTTAACATTATTACTGGAAATATTATTTTCAAATTGGAAAACACTGATGTTTATTCTAGATTAATCGATGGTCAATATATCGACTACAATCAAGTTATGAAACAAGATTTTTCGACTGTCGTTACTATAGAAAAGAGAGCTTTGCAAATGGCGTTGGAAAGAGCGTCTTTGATGGCAAAAGAAGACAAGGCGAACTTGGTTAAGCTTGATTTTTCTGGAAATGAATTGCATATTTCATCTAATACTGATATTGGTAAGGTCGATGAGTATGTGAAGTGCGAAATCGGTGGAGAAGATTTGAAGATTGCTTTTAATGCTAAGTATTTGTTAGATGGCTTGAAGGTTATTGATGATGACGATATTACATTGAATATGAGTGGAAGTCTAAGACCGATGGTGTTTAAGCCATTGAATGATACCAATTACACTTATCTTGTCCTTCCGGTAAAACTTGCAGGAGGTAATAATGATTAG